The Magnolia sinica isolate HGM2019 chromosome 10, MsV1, whole genome shotgun sequence genome includes a window with the following:
- the LOC131217458 gene encoding probable disease resistance RPP8-like protein 2 encodes MIAEPIVSFVIGKLGDLLLHQGATLFEVSGQVEWLKGEFEWMQAFLKDADMEQNDERVKKWVAAVRDIAYKAEDAIDNFILQIEQSRRRGSVDYTQSFTSFVDEPSARHQLGKKIEEIKSELVEIRHRRKSYGIKNLCRGEGSNSMRSLREQRRTSPLLEDTEVVGFQDDINTLVARLIGGDSRRCVISIVGMGGLGKTTLARKVYNHDDVKKHFQGCAWIYVSQEYDARDLLQSTMRCFMILAEVHHKMNVTQLKEELFKHLEARRYFLVLDDMWKTEAWNALAAAFPDRNNGSRVLLTTRNKEVASFADARSYLHELQLLGEHESWKLFCKKTFVEQDSSCPTNLEVFGRKIVAKCHGLPLAVVVIGGLLSRKARLPREWEKSCFLHLGVYPEDHEFSASKLIQLWVAEEFVQSTGPETLEEAAEDCLVELNQRSLIQIVKGSSMGGVKSCRIHDLLRDLSISKARAENFLNGDTNSLSPCKARRLFVHHGISKYTSLNQSNPCLRSILSLSLDREEIGKNQLDLLYRRFHLLNVLHLHGIRVDEFPTEIGTLIHLRYLGLTGCVTRLRRLPSSIANLCNLQTLEVDSPNKMDIPSEIWKMQQLRHVRVPGRIKGEGPKAGELSCSSNLQTLTSIDADDWIQDCLGELINLRKLKIERIDFSIHRKRLFDSIPKLVQLQSLTLHGYRYGLIPLPLISNLLHLYKLCLRGGLARLPEFHEFSPNLTKLTLEFSCLVQDPMMTLEKLKNLRILRLLELSYLGRQMVCSSQGFPQLESLDVHNLLNLEGWRVEEGAMSSLLHLNFFCCRRLKMLPEGLEYVTTLRKLNLHDMPQCLIDRLREDGGEDLHKIHHIPSIHIKGVIIQN; translated from the exons ATGATTGCTGAGCCTATTGTTTCGTTTGTAATAGGAAAACTTGGAGATCTCCTTCTCCATCAAGGAGCCACCCTCTTCGAAGTAAGTGGTCAGGTGGAGTGGCTCAAAGGAGAATTCGAGTGGATGCAGGCCTTCTTAAAAGATGCAGACATGGAACAAAATGATGAAAGGGTGAAGAAATGGGTGGCTGCTGTAAGAGACATTGCTTACAAAGCGGAGGATGCCATCGACAACTTCATCCTTCAAATAGAACAAAGCAGGAGAAGAGGGTCAGTTGATTACACCCAGAGCTTTACTTCCTTTGTTGATGAACCAAGTGCCCGTCATCAGCTAGGCAAGAAGATCGAAGAGATAAAGAGTGAACTTGTTGAGATCCGTCACCGAAGAAAGAGTTATGGCATTAAAAATCTCTGCAGAGGTGAAGGAAGCAATTCCATGAGGAGTTTGCGAGAGCAGAGGAGAACTTCTCCTCTACTAGAAGATACAGAAGTCGTCGGTTTCCAAGATGACATAAATACCTTGGTGGCACGGTTGATCGGGGGTGACTCACGGCGATGTGTGATTTCTATAGTCGGAATGGGTGGTCTCGGTAAGACTACTCTAGCAAGGAAAGTCTATAATCATGATGATGTTAAGAAGCATTTCCAAGGTTGTGCATGGATATATGTATCTCAAGAATATGATGCAAGGGATCTTCTGCAGAGCACTATGAGATGCTTTATGATTCTGGCTGAAGTACATCACAAGATGAATGTCACTCAGTTGAAGGAGGAGCTTTTCAAGCATTTGGAGGCGAGAAGATATTTTTTGGTGTTAGATGATATGTGGAAGACCGAAGCATGGAATGCTTTAGCTGCTGCTTTTCCAGACAGGAATAACGGAAGTCGAGTCCTGCTTACCACTCGCAACAAAGAAGTAGCTTCATTTGCAGATGCCCGGAGCTATCTTCATGAGCTGCAACTTCTAGGAGAACACGAGAGCTGGAAATTATTTTGCAAGAAGACATTCGTAGAACAGGATAGCAGTTGCCCCACAAATTTAGAGGTGTTTGGAAGGAAGATTGTGGCAAAATGTCACGGTCTACCTCTTGCAGTCGTTGTCATTGGAGGCCTGTTATCAAGGAAAGCAAGGCTCCCACGTGAATGGGAGAAA TCATGCTTTCTCCATTTAGGAGTTTATCCAGAAGACCACGAGTTCTCTGCCAGCAAACTGATTCAGTTGTGGGTTGCAGAAGAATTTGTACAGTCAACGGGGCCAGAAACATTGGAGGAAGCTGCAGAAGATTGCCTCGTGGAGCTAAACCAGAGAAGTCTGATTCAAATAGTGAAAGGAAGTTCCATGGGGGGAGTTAAAAGCTGTCGCATCCATGATCTTCTTCGAGATCTCTCCATCTCAAAAGCCCGGGCTGAAAATTTTCTCAATGGGGACACaaattctctctctccatgtaaAGCACGTCGACTTTTTGTGCATCATGGCATCAGTAAGTACACTTCCTTAAACCAATCCAATCCATGCCTTCGTTCCATCCTGTCTCTCAGCCTAGACAGAGAAGAAATTGGAAAGAATCAGCTGGATCTTCTTTACAGACGATTTCATTTGCTTAATGTTTTACATTTACACGGAATACGTGTCGATGAGTTTCCAACTGAAATAGGTACACTCATACACTTGAGATACCTTGGTCTTACGGGATGCGTGACCCGTCTGAGAAGACTCCCATCATCAATAGCCAATCTTTGCAATTTACAAACACTAGAGGTAGATAGTCCTAATAAAATGGATATCCCTAGTGAAATTTGGAAGATGCAGCAGTTAAGGCATGTTCGTGTACCAGGAAGAATCAAAGGTGAAGGGCCTAAAGCAGGGGAGCTCAGTTGTTCGAGTAACCTACAGACTCTAACAAGCATCGATGCCGACGACTGGATACAGGATTGCTTGGGAGAGCTGATTAATCTTAGGAAACTAAAAATAGAGAGAATAGATTTCAGTATACATCGAAAGAGATTGTTCGACTCTATTCCCAAATTAGTCCAACTCCAGTCTCTGACGTTACATGGTTACCGTTACGGTCTAATCCCACTTCCACTAATTTCAAATCTGTTGCATCTGTATAAGCTGTGTTTGCGTGGAGGGTTAGCGAGGCTACCAGAGTTTCATGAATTCTCACCAAATCTCACAAAGCTTACCTTGGAATTCTCCTGCTTAGTGCAAGACCCAATGATGACACTGGAGAAACTAAAAAACCTTCGGATTCTCAGATTGCTTGAGCTTTCATACTTGGGAAGGCAAATGGTCTGCTCTTCGCAAGGGTTTCCTCAGCTTGAGTCCTTGGATGTTCATAACTTACTTAATTTAGAGGGGTGGAGAGTTGAGGAAGGAGCCATGTCGAGTCTTTTACATCTAAATTTCTTTTGTTGCCGACGATTGAAGATGCTTCCAGAAGGATTAGAGTATGTGACTACCCTTAGGAAATTGAATCTACATGATATGCCTCAGTGTCTCATAGATAGGCTTCGAGAAGATGGGGGAGAGGATTTGCATAAGATCCACCACATACCCTCCATCCACATAAAGGGAGTAATCATTCAAAACTGA